A part of Synchiropus splendidus isolate RoL2022-P1 chromosome 19, RoL_Sspl_1.0, whole genome shotgun sequence genomic DNA contains:
- the LOC128751463 gene encoding voltage-dependent P/Q-type calcium channel subunit alpha-1A-like isoform X7: MARFGDEVPARYGGGPGGGGPGGRGGSRQGGAHGHGHGHGHGHGHGHGHGHGPPGGPGAQRMYKQSMAQRARTMALYNPIPVRQNCFTVNRSLFIFSEDNFVRKYAKKITEWPPFEWMILATIIANCIVLALEQHLPDGDKTPLSERLDDTEPYFIGIFCFESGIKILALGFAFHKNSYLRNGWNVMDFVVVLTGILSTVGSDFDLRTLRAVRVLRPLKLVSGIPSLQVVLKSIMKAMIPLLQIGLLLFFAILMFAIIGLEFYMGKFHTTCFDNHTDEIREEFPCGTELPSRLCPEGTVCRKYWLGPNYGITQFDNILFAILTVFQCITMEGWTDLLYYSNDASGSAWNWMYFIPLIIIGSFFMLNLVLGVLSGEFAKERERVENRSEFLKLRRQQQIERELNGYLEWICKAEEVLLADDENDNDYDGSRRRATKNHKSKAELLNPEEGDGDLAVGSPFARASLKSSKLEGSTFKRRERRLRFLIRHVVKSQAFYWTVLCLVGLNTLCVAVVHYDQPEPLSDFLYFAEFIFLGIFLTEMFIKMYGLGKQAYLNSSFNCFDCIVICGSIFEVLWSIIQPGTSFGISVLRALRLLRIFKVTKYWASLRNLVVSLLNSMKSIISLLFLLFLFIVVFALLGMQLFGGQFNFENGTPPTNFDTFPAAIMTVFQILTGEDWNMVMYDGIKSQGGVNKGMAFSVFFIVLTLFGNYTLLNVFLAIAVDNLANAQELTKDEQEEEEAASQKIALQKAKEVAEVSPLSAANLSIAAKEQQKNHKGLSKSVWEQRTKELRKQTLASSREALYNELDPDDRWKVNYSRHVRPDMKTHLDRPLVVDPLENRNNNTNKNTPNNPDMCYNANEVQKQTRLLENTGQVVGVGGGGPAVTKPPLERGESTESRRSRKADHHHHHHHHSSHVRLDATAIPGPGSEDRPPRRHHHTRSGSRGGGQSEHRKPRSHRKNADDEEGGGGSGKTGRHKSKAADGAGEGEQEGAGDSNERRPRRNCHGNQTDGEGKRVCQRRRKDCSVPNLSTTRPIQKSLSRQDSKYSEDMDNLMNTKLVSGSTPPTDGHPVPRHTVAPGFGSALHLANSGTHGSLVAIDSYGNIGHHRANSIIRLPHHDYTAIDMPIFPSTNAKLQVNKNANTEPLPAKEDKDDDDDERGGEGGPRPMPPFTSMFILSTTNPFRRACHYICTLRYFEMCILLVIAMSSIALAAEDPVWPESPRNNVLRYFDYVFTGVFTFEMLTKMVDLGLVMHQGSYFRDLWNILDFIVVSGALVAFAFTGSSKGKDISTIKSLRVLRVLRPLKTIKRLPKLKAVFDCVVNSLKNVLNILIVYLLFMFIFAVVAVQLFKGRFFYCTDESKEFERDCRGEFLVYERDNEVKAQKREWKKYDFHYDNVAWALLTLFTVSTGEGWPQVLKHSVDATYENQGPSPGYRMEMSIFYVVYFVVFPFFFVNIFVALIIITFQEQGDKMMEDYSLEKNERACIDFAINARPLTRHMPQNKLSFQYKMWEFVVSPPFEYTIMAMIALNTVVLMMKYDGASDTYEAVLGNLNIVFTSLFSMECVLKIIAFGALNYFKDAWNIFDCVTVLGSITDILVTELGNNFINLSFLRLFRAARLIKLLRQGETIRILLWTFVQSFKALPYVCLLIAMLFFIYAIIGMQLFGNIAIEEDGESAINQHNNFRTFIQALMLLFRSATGEAWHDIMLSCLGSKECDPLSGNTEPECGSQVAYLYFVSFIFFCSFLMLNLFVAVIMDNFEYLTRDSSILGPHHLDEYVRIWAEYDPAACGRIHYKDMYSLLRVIDPPLGLGKKCPHRVACKRLLRMDLPVADDNTVHFNSTLMALIRTALDIKIAKVSEGGVDKHQMDAELRKEMMAIWPNLSQKTLDLLVTPHKSATDLTVGKIYAAMMIMEYYRQSKIKRSQALRDEQNRTPLLFQRVEPPSPSQDGGPGLNNALPPPEKTDTANSLPVEGGIPASQSWVTARAQEMTQKVGSWSPEGQIEDGLGSMSRSQTINDNSPMKRSASSLGHSRSGRGHRERGDDYTMDRVPEEGRVSRHGHRRKDRSHRASERSLCHYADADTDLGTTTASGDLTAKDKDRGRSKDRKHHHHHHHHHGSVEKERYVADRGGEYGHRHSRDRDHDRERDRERDRRWSRSPSEGRDCMPHRQGSSSVSGSPVPSTSGTSTPRRGRRQLPQTPATPRPHVTYSPVVRKTMPVPPSGPPGPRRFSPEPTQGQGVPLAGIPMAHHGPPRHPPVRWGDQVGGSLEGDGCFYNQDYDPRHEPPAYEQNPIQGGNPHAHPLPPPPQQQPHNPHPLPPPQPHPVNNPHPHPPPHPQPNRTSPRTVLHGAPATITGPAPGQPGVQRRLPNGYRSSSPSTHLHGPQKVPPPAGHPRGPRKGLHEPYTETQDDWC; encoded by the exons CTCCATTTGAGTGGATGATTCTTGCCACCATCATTGCCAACTGCATCGTCCTGGCCCTGGAGCAGCATTTGCCTGATGGCGATAAGACGCCGCTGTCTGAGCGCCTG GACGACACAGAGCCGTACTTCATTGGGATCTTCTGTTTTGAGTCTGGAATTAAGATTCTCGCCCTTGGTTTTGCCTTCCACAAGAACTCCTACCTGAGAAATGGATGGAATGTCATGGATTTTGTGGTGGTGCTCACTGG CATCCTGTCAACCGTCGGTTCAGATTTCGACCTGCGAACCCTTAGAGCAGTGAGAGTGTTGCGGCCCCTCAAGCTGGTGTCCGGTATTCCCA GCTTACAGGTGGTGCTCAAGTCCATCATGAAAGCCATGATTCCACTGCTGCAAATCGGCCTCCTGCTTTTCTTTGCCATCCTCATGTTTGCCATCATCGGCCTGGAGTTCTACATGGGCAAATTCCACACCACCTGCTTTGACAATCACACAG ATGAGATCAGAGAGGAGTTTCCATGTGGGACCGAACTCCCATCACGACTGTGTCCGGAGGGAACCGTGTGTAGAAAGTATTGGCTGGGACCAAACTACGGCATCACCCAGTTCGACAACATCCTGTTTGCTATTCTTACCGTCTTCCAGTGCATCACCATGGAGGGCTGGACTGACCTGTTATACTAT AGCAATGATGCCTCAGGGAGTGCATGGAACTGGATGTACTTCATCCCCCTCATCATCATCGGCTCCTTCTTCATGCTCAACCTAGTGCTGGGCGTGTTGTCAGG GGAGTTTGCCAAAGAGAGGGAGCGTGTGGAAAACAGAAGTGAGTTCCTGAAGCTCAGACGGCAACAGCAGATCGAGCGGGAGCTCAATGGTTATCTCGAGTGGATCTGCAAAGCTG aAGAGGTCCTGCTGGCGGATGATGAAAACGACAACGATTACGATG GATCCAGAAGAAGAGCGACTAAGAACCACAAGAGCAAAGCTGAGCTTTTAAACCCTGAGGAGGGTGATGGGGATCTGGCAGTGG GGTCCCCATTTGCCCGGGCCAGTCTCAAAAGTTCGAAGCTggaaggatcaacatttaagaGGCGGGAACGGCGATTACGCTTCCTAATTCGACATGTTGTTAAGTCTCAGGCTTTTTACTGGACTGTGTTGTGCTTGGTGGGACTCAACACGCTGTGTGTGGCGGTAGTGCATTATGACCAGCCCGAGCCACTTTCAGATTTTCTAT ATTTTGCTGAATTCATCTTCCTGGGAATATTTTTGACGGAGATGTTCATCAAGATGTATGGCCTCGGGAAGCAAGCGTACCTCAACTCCTCCTTCAACTGCTTCGACTGCATT GTAATCTGCGGCAGTATTTTTGAAGTGCTGTGGTCCATCATCCAGCCGGGCACATCGTTTGGCATCAGTGTGCTGCGAGCTCTCAGGTTATTGAGAATATTCAAAGTCACGAA GTACTGGGCATCCTTACGAAATCTTGTGGTTTCTCTGCTGAACTCCATGAAGTCCATCATCAGCTTGCTgttcctgctcttcctcttcatcgtaGTCTTTGCCCTGCTGGGCATGCAGCTCTTTGGAGGACA GtttaattttgaaaatggcACTCCTCCAACCAACTTTGATACCTTCCCTGCAGCAATAATGACAGTGTTCCAG ATCCTGACTGGCGAGGACTGGAATATGGTGATGTATGACGGCATCAAGTCTCAGGGCGGAGTCAACAAGGGCATGgccttctctgtcttcttcattGTCCTCACGCTGTTTGGCAACT ACACTCTACTGAACGTGTTCTTGGCCATCGCTGTTGACAATCTGGCCAACGCACAGGAGCTGACCAAG GACgagcaagaagaagaggaagctgccAGTCAGAAGATCGCCCTGCAGAAGGCCAAGGAGGTCGCTGAAGTCAGCCCACTGTCTGCTGCGAACCTCTCTATAGCAGC CAAGGAGCAGCAAAAGAACCATAAGGGGCTCAGCAAGTCTGTGTGGGAGCAGCGCACCAAGGAGCTGAGGAAACAGACTCTGGCATCCAGCCGAGAAGCCCTCTACAATGAACTGGACCCTGATGACCGCTGGAAG GTGAACTACTCACGACATGTTCGTCCGGACATGAAGACCCATCTCGATCGACCTCTGGTGGTTGATCCTCTGGAGAACCgcaacaacaacaccaacaaaaaCACGCCGAACAATCCAGACATGTGCTACAATGCAAATGAGGTACAGAAGCAAACGCGCCTTCTTGAAAACACTGGACAAGTTGTAGGTGTCGGTGGAGGAGGACCTGCTGTGACCAAGCCCCCGCTAGAGAGAGGGGAGTCTACAGAAAGCAGGCGTAGCCGGAAAGCtgatcaccaccaccaccatcaccaccacagCTCCCATGTGCGGTTAGATGCCACCGCCATTCCTGGTCCTGGATCAGAAGATAGGCCGCCCAGGCGCCACCACCACACCCGGAGTGGAAGCAGAGGTGGAGGCCAGTCAGAGCACCGCAAGCCTAGGTCACATCGCAAGAACGCGGACGACGAGGAGGGCGGCGGAGGTTCTGGGAAAACAGGAAGGCACAAGAGCAAAGCAGCGGATGGGGCTGGTGAAGGAGAACAGGAGGGTGCTGGAGACAGTAACGAAAGGAGACCCAGAAGaaattgccatggcaaccagacCGACGGAGAAGGGAAAAGAGTGTGCCAACGTCGCAGAAA GGACTGCAGTGTCCCTAACCTTTCAACAACAAGGCCGATCCAAAAGAGCCTTTCCAGGCAGGACAGTAAGTACAGCGAAGACATGGATAACCTCATGAATACCAAACTGGTATCCGGTTCAACTCCACCGACCGATGGCCATCCAGTCCCAAGACACACTGTGGCACCCGGTTTCGGATCTGCTCTGCACCTTGCTAACAGCGGCACTCATGGGAGTCTGGTGGCGATAGACAGCTACGGGAACATCGGCCATCACCGGGCCAACAGCATCATCAGGCTTCCTCACCACGACTACACAGCCATCGACATGCCAATTTTTCCTTCCACCAATGCCAAATTGCAAG TGAATAAGAACGCCAACACCGAACCTTTACCAGCAAAAGAGGACAAGGATGACGACGATGACGAGAGGGGAGGCGAAGGAGGACCCAGACCGATGCCTCCGTTTACCTCCATGTTCATTCTGTCCACCACGAACCC ctttCGCAGGGCTTGTCACTACATCTGCACCCTTCGTTATTTTGAAATGTGCATCCTGCTGGTCATCGCCATGAGCAGCATTGCACTGGCAGCTGAAGACCCCGTCTGGCCTGAGTCGCCTCGGAACAAT GTTCTGCGCTATTTTGACTATGTCTTCACAGGAGTGTTTACATTTGAGATGCTAACAAAG ATGGTGGATCTGGGATTGGTAATGCATCAGGGCTCTTATTTCCGAGACTTATGGAACATCCTTGACTTTATAGTGGTTAGTGGTGCTCTGGTGGCCTTCGCCTTCAC AGGGAGCAGCAAAGGAAAAGACATCAGTACCATCAAGTCCTTGAGGGTGCTGAGAGTGTTACGACCTCTGAAGACTATTAAACGCCTTCCCAAGCTCAAG GCTGTGTTCGACTGTGTGGTAAACTCGCTGAAGAACGTCCTGAACATCCTCATCGTCTACCTACTCTTCATGTTCATCTTCGCTGTGGTTGCTGTGCAGCTGTTCAAGGGACGCTTCTTTTACTGCACCGACGAGTCTAAAGAGTTTGAGCGCGATTGCAG AGGCGAGTTTCTGGTCTACGAACGCGATAATGAAGTTAAGGCACAGAAGCGGGAGTGGAAGAAGTACGATTTCCACTACGACAATGTGGCTTGGgccctcctcaccctcttcACTGTCTCTACTGGAGAGGGGTGGCCGCA GGTGCTGAAACATTCAGTCGATGCGACTTATGAGAACCAGGGCCCGAGCCCGGGATACCGGATGGAGATGTCCATCTTTTACGTGGTGTACTTCGTGGTCTTCCCCTTCTTCTTTGTCAACATCTTCGTGGCTCtgatcatcatcaccttccaaGAACAAGGAGATAAGATGATGGAGGATTATAGTTTAGAAAAGAACGAG AGAGCCTGTATAGACTTTGCAATCAACGCCAGACCCCTGACACGCCATATGCCCCAAAACAAGCTCAGCTTTCAGTACAAGATGTGGGAGTTTGTGGTGTCACCGCCGTTTGAGTATACTATCATGGCCATGATCGCGCTCAACACTGTCGTACTTATGATGAAG TATGATGGGGCTTCGGATACCTACGAAGCTGTATTGGGGAACTTGAACATCGTGTTTACATCTCTTTTCTCAATGGAATGTGTGCTCAAGATCATTGCATTTGGAGCACTG AATTATTTCAAAGATGCGTGGAATATTTTCGACTGTGTGACTGTTCTGGGCAGCATCACTGACATTCTGGTGACGGAGCTTGGG AACAATTTCATCAACCTAAGTTTCCTGAGGCTGTTCAGGGCAGCGCGTCTCATCAAGCTGCTGCGGCAGGGAGAAACCATCCGCATTCTGCTGTGGACCTTCGTGCAGTCGTTCAAG GCCCTGCCGTACGTCTGCCTCCTTATTGCCATGCTCTTCTTCATTTATGCCATCATCGGAATGCAG CTGTTTGGTAACATTGCGATCGAAGAAGACGGAGAGAGCGCCATCAACCAGCACAACAACTTCAGGACCTTCATACAGGCTCTCATGCTTCTGTTCAG GAGTGCAACAGGCGAAGCATGGCATGACATCATGCTGTCGTGTCTTGGGAGTAAAGAATGCGACCCCCTGTCAGGGAACACAGAGCCGGAATGCGGAAGCCAAGTGGCTTACCTCTACTTCgtctccttcatcttcttctgctcGTTCTTG ATGCTGAATCTGTTTGTCGCCGTCATCATGGACAACTTTGAGTACCTGACGCGAGACTCCTCCATACTTGGACCACATCACCTGGATGAGTATGTCAGGATTTGGGCGGAGTATGATCCTGCAGCTTG CGGTCGCATTCATTATAAGGACATGTACAGTTTATTGCGAGTTATCGACCCGCCTCTTGGCTTAGGAAAGAAATGCCCCCATAGGGTGGCTTGCAAG AGATTGCTTCGCATGGATCTGCCCGTAGCCGACGACAACACGGTTCACTTCAACTCCACTCTGATGGCGTTGATACGCACTGCGCTGGACATCAAGATCGCCAAGGTTTCAGAAG GTGGCGTGGACAAGCATCAGATGGACGCGGAGCTGAGGAAGGAGATGATGGCGATCTGGCCCAATCTCTCTCAAAAGACTCTGGATTTGCTGGTGACGCCGCACAAGT CAGCGACAGACTTGACAGTGGGAAAAATCTATGCCGCCATGATGATCATGGAGTACTACCGGCAGAGCAAGATTAAACGCTCGCAGGCGCTGCGGGACGAGCAG AACCGGACCCCGTTACTCTTCCAGCGCGTGGAGCCACCTTCTCCCTCACAGGACGGAGGACCCGGACTCAACAACGCCCTCCCTCCACCGGAGAAAACGGACACGGCGAACAGCCT ACCCGTGGAAGGGGGGATCCCAGCGAGCCAATCGTGGGTCACGGCTCGTGCTCAAGAAATGACCCAGAAAGTCGGCAGCTGGAGCCCAGAAGGTCAAATAGAGGACGGTCTGGGCAGCATGTCTCGCTCACAG ACCATCAATGACAACAGTCCCATGAAGCGCTCGGCATCGTCGTTGGGTCACAGCAGGTCCGGCCGCGGGCACAGGGAGCGAGGAGACGACTACACCATGGATCGTGTGCCTGAGGAGGGCCGCGTTTCCAGACACGGGCACCGGCGAAAAGACCGAAGCCACCGCGCGTCCGAGCGGTCACTCTGCCACTACGCAGATGCCGACACAG ACCTCGGCACCACCACGGCATCCGGTGACCTGACAGCCAAGGACAAGGACCGGGGTCGTTCTAAAGACCGcaaacaccaccaccatcatcaccaccaccacggcTCGGTGGAGAAAGAGCGCTATGTAGCAGACAGAGGAGGCGAGTATGGACACAGACACTCTAGAGACAGAGACCATGACCGAGAGAGGGaccgagagagagacaggcgcTGGTCCAGGTCACCCAGCGAAGGTCGCGACTGCATGCCACATCGACAG GGAAGTAGCTCGGTCAGCGGAAGTCCAGTCCCGTCCACTTCGGGTACGAGCACTCCGCGCAGAGGCCGACGACAGCTGCCTCAGACTCCTGCCACGCCCCGCCCACATGTCACATACTCCCCTGTTGTGCGCAAGACCATGCCAGTCCCTCCCTCAGGACCTCCGGGTCCGAGGCGATTCTCCCCTGAGCCGACCCAAGGTCAGGGCGTCCCCCTAGCTGGCATTCCAATGGCCCACCACGGCCCCCCTCGCCATCCTCCCGTGCGTTGGGGAGACCAAGTCGGGGGCTCATTGGAAGGGGATGGCTGCTTCTACAACCAGGACTATGACCCTCGACATGAGCCTCCTGCCTATGAGCAAAACCCAATACAAGGTGGCAATCCTCAcgctcatcctcttcctcctccgccACAGCAGCAACCACACAACCCCCATCCTCTTCCGCCTCCTCAGCCGCACCCTGTAAATAACCCCCACCCTCACCCGCCTCCCCACCCACAGCCCAACCGCACCTCACCACGGACAGTCCTCCACGGGGCCCCTGCAACCATTACTGGACCAGCGCCGGGTCAGCCGGGAGTCCAGCGTCGCCTACCCAATGGGTATCGCTCTTCATCTCCTTCCACACATCTACACGGACCACAGAAGGTCCCCCCTCCAGCTGGGCATCCGAGGGGTCCTCGTAAGGGCCTGCATGAACCCTACACAGAGACACAGGACGACTGGTGCTAG